The following proteins come from a genomic window of Thiothrix unzii:
- the lpxC gene encoding UDP-3-O-acyl-N-acetylglucosamine deacetylase codes for MLRQRTIKQVVSTIGIGLHSGKKVSMALRPAASNTGIVFRRVDMTPPTLVELHPERVAETMLCTALVQNDAKVATVEHLLSALAALGIDNLYVDLDAPEIPIMDGSASPFLYLLQSAGIEELMSPKRFIRIKKPIEASRGDGWAKLLPYDGFKASFEIDFNHPAVNSTAQYLEIDFSQQAYASEISRARTFGFMRDVEMLRSRNLGLGGSLENAIVLDDYRVLNHEGLRYGDEFIRHKILDAIGDLYTLGHGIIGYYQAHKSGHAINNLLVRALLQQQDAWEMVTMAEDNKQQVIFGNDYLLAPI; via the coding sequence ATGCTAAGGCAACGGACGATTAAACAAGTAGTCTCAACTATCGGTATTGGCTTACATTCCGGTAAGAAAGTGTCGATGGCGTTGCGTCCTGCGGCTTCTAACACCGGCATTGTATTCCGGCGTGTGGATATGACCCCGCCCACTTTGGTGGAGTTGCACCCTGAGCGTGTCGCGGAAACCATGTTGTGTACGGCTCTCGTACAAAACGATGCGAAAGTTGCCACGGTTGAGCATTTATTATCGGCATTGGCAGCCTTGGGCATTGATAATCTCTATGTCGACTTAGACGCGCCAGAAATCCCTATTATGGATGGCAGTGCCTCGCCTTTCCTGTACCTGTTACAGTCGGCAGGCATCGAGGAGTTGATGTCGCCGAAACGCTTTATCCGTATCAAAAAGCCGATTGAAGCCAGTCGTGGTGATGGTTGGGCAAAACTACTGCCTTATGACGGTTTTAAGGCCAGTTTTGAGATTGATTTCAACCATCCGGCAGTAAATTCGACGGCGCAATACCTTGAAATTGACTTTTCCCAGCAAGCGTATGCCAGTGAAATCTCGCGAGCACGTACTTTTGGTTTTATGCGTGATGTCGAAATGTTGCGTTCCCGTAACCTAGGATTGGGCGGTAGTCTGGAAAATGCCATCGTGTTGGACGATTACCGGGTATTAAACCATGAGGGGTTGCGCTACGGTGATGAGTTTATTCGCCACAAGATTTTGGATGCGATTGGTGATTTGTACACCTTGGGTCACGGTATTATTGGTTATTACCAAGCCCACAAGTCAGGGCACGCGATCAATAATTTGCTAGTGCGGGCTTTGCTTCAGCAGCAGGATGCGTGGGAAATGGTCACAATGGCAGAAGATAATAAACAACAAGTGATCTTCGGTAACGATTACCTGTTGGCTCCGATCTAA